A DNA window from Engystomops pustulosus chromosome 6, aEngPut4.maternal, whole genome shotgun sequence contains the following coding sequences:
- the LOC140065772 gene encoding nicotinamide N-methyltransferase-like — translation MDCGTNKLYHVHCFDSRKHLDQYFSDSAQKIFGEDSLKFPIENLTETFSLGHIKGDILIDLSKGSPVHHLYSACDFFKHLIVLKMKDRCILELKRWVDTRTGAFDWCHAAQLHADIEGKSDHLEDKEGKVRSALQHVVKCDLERENVTEPIDLPPADCIISAWLLDVISKGRDDYIRNLRKFSRLLKPGGHLILLGLLDATYFIIGEDKFHIFKYDEHFARKALIGEGFSIDSCVVKKRKAESDLMDYKRVIFIVAHKAT, via the exons ATGGATTGCGGTACAAATAAGCTCTATCATGTCCATTGCTTTGATTCCAGAAAACATCTAGATCAGTACTTTTCAGACAGTGcacaaaagatctttggagaggatTCCTTGAAATTTCCCATTGAGAACCTTACAGAAACTTTCTCATTGG GTCACATTAAAGGAGATATCTTGATAGACCTCAGCAAGGGTTCCCCAGTTCATCATCTGTACTCAGCATGTGACTTTTTTAAACACCTAATAGTGCTGAAGATGAAAGACAGATGCATCCTGGAGCTGAAGAGATGGGTGGATACACGCACAGGAGCATTCGACTGGTGTCATGCTGCACAACTTCATGCAGACATAGAAGGAAAAAG TGATCATTTAGAAGACAAAGAAGGAAAAGTGAGATCAGCGCTACAACATGTTGTGAAATGTGACCTTGAGAGAGAAAATGTAACAGAGCCGATAGATTTACCTCCAGCCGATTGTATCATTAGCGCCTGGCTTCTAGATGTTATCAGCAAAGGCAGAGATGACTACATAAGAAATCTGAGGAAGTTCTCAAGATTGCTAAAACCTGGGGGACACCTCATATTACTTGGGCTTCTAGATGCTACTTATTTTATCATTGGGGAAGACAAGTTTCATATTTTCAAATATGATGAGCATTTTGCCAGGAAAGCTCTAATTGGAGAAGGTTTTTCAATAGATTCCTGTGTGGTTAAAAAGAGAAAAGCTGAGAGTGATCTTATGGACTATAAACGGGTCATATTCATTGTCGCGCACAAGGCGACTTAA